The genomic DNA GTTTGATGCAGTATTTGGTGGAGCACGTAGAGATGAAGAAAAATCTCGGGCAAAAGAAAGGATCTATTCTTTCAGAGATAAGAATCATCGATGGGATCCAAAAAACCAAAGACCGGAACTGTGGAATCTTTATAATGCTAGAGTGCATAAAGATGAATCAATTAGAGTTTTCCCTATTTCTAACTGGACAGAATTGGATGTCTGGCAATATATATACCTTGAAGGTATTCCAATTGTCCCATTATATTTTGCAGCAAAAAGACCTGTTGTTGAAAAAGACGGTGTCAAGATTATGGTTGATGATGACAGAATGCCAATCGAAGAAACGGATGAAGTGAAAGAAGAAATGGTTAGATTTAGAACTCTTGGATGTTATCCATTAACAGGAGCAGTAGAATCAACAGCTGCTACCTTACCTGAGATTATTCAAGAGATGTTATTAACAAAAACGAGTGAACGACAAGGTAGAGTGATTGATAATGACTCAGCTGGTTCAATGGAAAAGAAAAAAATAGAGGGGTACTTTTAAGATGTCAATACAAGAAACTAAAATAGCAAACGATATAGAATCGTATTTGAAAGAACACGAGAATAAACAATTATTAAGATTTATTACCTGTGGTTCTGTTGATGATGGTAAATCTACTTTAATAGGAAGACTACTGCATGATTCTAAAATGATTTTCGAAGATCAATTATCAGCTATAAAAAATGATAGTAAAAAAGTTGGTACAACTGAAGGTGAATTTGATTTAGCCTTATTAGTTGATGGTTTACAAAGTGAAAGAGAACAAGGTATTACAATTGATGTTGCCTATAGATACTTCACCACTGATAAAAGAAAATTTATTATTGCAGATACACCTGGTCACGAACAATATACAAGAAATATGGCAACAGGTGCATCAACTGCAGATTTGGCAATTATTTTAATTGATGCCAGATATGGTGTTCAAACTCAAACTAGACGACACTCATTTATTGCAAAATTATTAGGTATTAAACATATAGTGATTGCCGTGAATAAAATGGATTTAGTTGATTTTAGTGAAGAAAAATATAATGAAATTTGTGAAAACTATTTAGTTTTTGCAAAAGAACTGGGATTAACGGAAGATATTACCTTAATTCCATTATCTGCATTAAATGGTGACAATGTTGTCAATTTAAGTCCTAGATCACCTTGGTATAAAGGTGACACTTTAATGCATATTTTAGAAACAATTGAAATTGATCAGGATAGAGATTTATCTCACTTCAGACTTCCTGTTCAATATGTCAATCGGCCAAACTTGGACTTTAGAGGTTTTTGTGGAACTGTTGCATCTGGGATTATTGAAGTTGGTGATGCTATTACAGTTTTACCGTCAGGTAAAAGTTCGACAATAAAAGAGATTGTAACCTATGATGGAAACTTAGAATATGCATATACACAGCAGGCAATTACGTTAACTTTAAATGATGAAATTGATATTTCAAGAGGTGATGTAATCGTAAAAAGTGATGAACAGCCAGATAATGCAGCAAATTTAGATGTTGATATTGTATGGATGGGTGAAGAGCCATTAGTTAAAGGAAAACAATACTTGATCAAAAGGGCATCAACTCAAACAGTAGGTTTAATTGATAGTTTTTATTATAAAACAGATGTAAATACATTGGAACAATCAAGTACCAGCGTATTAAACCTAAATGAAATAGCAAGAGCTAAACTAGATTTGGAGCAGAGTATTGCTTTTGATCCATATGAGCATAATAAAGCAATGGGTTCATTTATTATTATTGACAGAATTACAAATAATACTGTAGGTGCAGGAATGATTAGAAATAGATCAGAAAACCAAGATAAAAAAGAATTAAACCATTCTGATTTTCTAATTGAATTAAATGCATTAGTCGAAAAATACTTTCCTCATGGGAAAAGTAATATGATTGTATAGGATAAAACAATGGCAAGAGAAACAGCAGCACAAAGAGTAGAGAGAATTAAAAGTGAAAAAGACGGCCTCTCTGTATTGGCAGATATTAAAGAGTATGCTATTTCAAACAAGGAAATTGATCCTGAAGATATAGATAGATTTAAATGGTATGGTCTTTATACTCAGAATAAAAATTTACAAGATGATAATGATGAAACATTATATTTTATGTTAAGAATTAAATTGGAACAAGGAGCTATAAATGTAGATCAACTAAGATGTTTATCGAAAATATCAGAGGAGTTTGCAAGATCTACGGCTGATTTTACAACAAGACAAGATATACAATTTCATTTTATAAAAGTAATTGATCTTCCTGAGATATTTGAACGTATTCAGAATGTTGGATTGAGCTCAGTATTTGCTGCTGGAGATGTTCCGAGAAATGTTGCAACATGCCCTGTTACCGGCATAGATAAAGATGATCTATATGATACAACTTATTTAGCTCATGATATAAATAATTATCTAAGGGGTAATCCTGAACTTGTTAATTTGCCACGAAAATATAAAATAGGAATATCTGGTTGTAGTAAACACTGCATGGGACATGAGATACAAGACTTATCATTTACAGCTGTTAAGATTGATGGTGAAGTATTGTTTGCAGTTAGTGTTGGTGGGGGATTAGGTTCCAATAAAAAAATAGCACTACATTTGGGCTATGTTTTAGCAGCACAAGTCCTTGATACGGTAAAAGTCATAACTACTGTTTACAGAGATCATGGTCTAAGAAAAAGTAGAAAGAAAGCTCGATTAGGACATTTGATTGATGAATGGGGATTGGATAAATTCAAAGCATGTATAGAAGAGAAGCTTGGATTTGAATTAATAAAAAAACCAAGTTTTAAAGCTACTCCTTATGCACGAAGAGAACATTTTGGTATTCATAAATCATCTATAGCAGGGTATTCATACATAGGATGTGCAATCAATGGTGGGCATATTGGTTCAAAAGGATTAGCAGATTTAGCAGATATTTTAGAAAAATACCAAGCGACCACAATTAAAGCAACGAACACACAAAACTTTATTGTTTTAGATGTTCCGGATAAAAATTCAGAAAAATTAGCCAATACGCTATTGGATATAAATGTTGATGCAAGACCTAGTCCTTTTAAGGCTAGAACTATTTCCTGTACGGGGATAAAGTTCTGTAAATTTGCTGTCGTTGAAACAAAAGATCAGGCAATACTTTTGGCATCATATTTAGAAAAAAGATTTCCTAATTTTGATGAAACTGTGTCTATATCTCTTAATGGATGTCCAAATTCTTGTGCACACCCACATGTTGTTGATATAGGATTAATGGGTACAAAAGTTAAAGATGAAGAAGGAAATTCAGTTGCTGGATTCGAACTCATATTAGGAGGTAATTTAGAAGGTGAAGTCTCAAATTTTGGTCTTAAAACAGGTATAAAGATATTACCAAAATATCTTAATAGAACTGTTGAAAGTATTATTGAACAATATATTAACAGTGGACAAAATGGATTACATGGGTTTTTAAAAGAGAATATAGAAAATGAAAACTTTATAGAATCATTACGAGAGGTTTGGATAGAAAGATGAAATCTAGAAAAACTTTACCTATATTACTGAAAGAGCAACATATTCTTTTGTTAGGTGGTGGTAAGGTTGCATTACAGAAAGCAGAAGTATTGGCTGAAAACAATATTTCATTTTCTATTATAGCTAAAGAAGTACATCCTAAAATATACACATTATGTAATGATATACAGAAAAAATCCTTCAAAACTCAAGACATTAAAGATACTCTTGTAGTGATAGATGCAACAGGAGATGACGAAGTAACTGAAAAGATTTTAGAGTATAAGAAGAAACACCCTATCTTGCTAAATGTTGTAGATATACCACAATGTTGTGACTTTTACTTTATGGCACTGACAAAAAATGCACCACTACAGATAGCAGTGTCAAGTTCAGGTGCAAGTCCTACCGTAGCTAAATATTTTAGAGATAAGTGTCAGTCACTCATTCCTGACAACATCGATACATTTTTAGATACGTTGCAAGTAGCAAGAGATAAAGGTATGATTGCAAGAGAAAAAACGCTTAAAAAAATCGAAAAGATGACAACGAAAGCGTATCTGGTAGGCTGTGGCCTGGGAGATCCTGACCTACTGACCCTCAAAGCCTATAATATTATAAAAGATGTGGATGTTGTACTCTATGATCACCTAATATCTAATGAGATAATGGCTATCGTACCAAAGCATACAAAGAAAGTCTTTGTCGGTAAAGAAAAAGGGTTTCATACAAAATCACAAGAAGAGATCAACAAATTGATAGGCAAATATATCAAAAAAGGTTATTCTGTTGCACGATTAAAAAGTGGTGATCCTTTTATCTTTGGCCGTGGAGCAGAAGAGTTACTCTATCTTACGCAAAAAGGTATTGAAACTGAAGTGATACCAGGTATCTCTTCAGCGATCTCAGGACCGCTGATGGCAAATATCCCTATCACTGCCAGGGATTACAGCAATGCTTTTACTGTAGTCTCTGCTCACTTAAAAGGTAACGCTATCAATCTTGACTGGGTACCTATGTTAGAGAATAGAGAGCATACGGTCATTGTACTTATGGGACTTACCCGTATCAAAGAGATCGTACAGCAGGCAAAAATACTGGATATAGATATGAACACTTCTTGTGCCATTATCTCAAATGCCAGTAGAAAAAATCAGTCGGTTCAGGTGGGCACACTTGATAATTTGAGTGTACTTTCTTTAACAGCAAAAAGACCAGCAATTATTGTTTTTGGCAAGGTTGTTGATTTCTTGCATAAGTTAGAAAAAAATTATACTCACAAAATTTAATTTTAAAGGATTCATTATGTCACAATCATGTCCTATTTCAATTCATCGTATTGATGCACATTTTGTCCGTTTTGTTGCATTTGAAGTATTAATTATTGGTTTACTTCTCTTAATAACAGAACATCTATTTTTTTCTTTTCTTTTATTATTTGATTTTTTGATTCGTACTTTAAAAATAAATAAATTAAGCCCTTTTACTAACATAGCAAAACTTATCATTCACTGTTTAGATATGAAACCCAAGTTTTGTGATGAGGCCCCCAAACGTTTTTCACTTTATTTAGGCTTGGGAATTGTTGCTTTCTTAACTTTTTTTCTGACCTTTGGATATACTGAAATTGCAACTATATTAGTTATTGCCCTGTTAATTTGTGCTTTTTTAGAGGCGGCTTTTGATTATTGTGTAGGTTGTAAGGTTTATTATTATCTTCAACATTTTGTACGAATCAATAGAAGAAAATAAAAATATGAATATATTAAACAAATATTCCTTGAAGAAAAAGGATATATAGTATATGAGCTGATCAAATCAGTTAATATCTATGTTGCACTACGATTTTAAATCCGTTATGATAATTTTAAAGAGTGAATTAATTCACTCTTTGAATAATTAAACCGCCACTCCGCTTCTTTTAAATAAAAAATAAACTGCTCATTACTCACACCTTTATACTGCAGTATAAATTCTTCAAAAAATTCCCAGAACTGAGTAATAGTATTTTGTGCTTTAGTAAGTTTTGTTATTTTATTGAAACGTAGGTATTTTAAGAGGATTTTTTGTTCTTTTTCATCGGCTATATCGAAGTTGAAATGTTGCAGAGTCGGCATCATAAGGTTATACACTTTGTTCTCATATGAAAGCGTGAGGAAATGTTGGAGTTTATGTATATTCTTTTTAATCTTTAGTGTTTTGGGTAGATAAAGGTACTCATCATAGCCTGTAATATTTTTAGCATGTAGTTGGTATTGTTCATCTGCATAAAGAGCAATGGCAATTCTGAAGTTTTCGTAATATTTTTGTACGGTAGAAAAATGCATTCCAGTTTTGATGGATGTTTCTCTAGCATTGTACCCTTCAATGAAGAGTGAACGTAATTTTTGTTCTCGTTCCAGTTTCCGAGGGCTAAATTTACGTTTGCATTGACCACATTTACGTTGATTGTCTTTAAGTAGATAGGTATAAGGATATTTACAATAGATACATTTCATTCATTAGTATACATTTTAGTCCTTAAAATAGAGTAGAAAGTATATATTTAATATATATTTAATAATTAAATACTATTATAGTGAATAAGTATTCACTTTTAAAGGAAAAACAAATGGAATTATCATTACTTGTGGTTTTTTGGTATGGATTACTTCATGCATTTGGCCCTGATCATCTTACTGCAATAGCTGATTTTTCTATAGGAAAAAATAAAAGTAAAACACTACGTATCACTGCACTATTTGCTATAGGACATGGACTTAG from Sulfurovum xiamenensis includes the following:
- the cysD gene encoding sulfate adenylyltransferase subunit CysD; amino-acid sequence: MISTERLTHLKQLEAESIHIMREVISEFNNPVMMYSVGKDSAVMLHLALKAFAPAKLPFPLLHVDTKWKFKEMIEFRDQRAKEEGFELLVHSNPEGIEKNIGPFTHGSAVHTDVMKTQALKQALNKYKFDAVFGGARRDEEKSRAKERIYSFRDKNHRWDPKNQRPELWNLYNARVHKDESIRVFPISNWTELDVWQYIYLEGIPIVPLYFAAKRPVVEKDGVKIMVDDDRMPIEETDEVKEEMVRFRTLGCYPLTGAVESTAATLPEIIQEMLLTKTSERQGRVIDNDSAGSMEKKKIEGYF
- the cysN gene encoding sulfate adenylyltransferase subunit CysN — its product is MSIQETKIANDIESYLKEHENKQLLRFITCGSVDDGKSTLIGRLLHDSKMIFEDQLSAIKNDSKKVGTTEGEFDLALLVDGLQSEREQGITIDVAYRYFTTDKRKFIIADTPGHEQYTRNMATGASTADLAIILIDARYGVQTQTRRHSFIAKLLGIKHIVIAVNKMDLVDFSEEKYNEICENYLVFAKELGLTEDITLIPLSALNGDNVVNLSPRSPWYKGDTLMHILETIEIDQDRDLSHFRLPVQYVNRPNLDFRGFCGTVASGIIEVGDAITVLPSGKSSTIKEIVTYDGNLEYAYTQQAITLTLNDEIDISRGDVIVKSDEQPDNAANLDVDIVWMGEEPLVKGKQYLIKRASTQTVGLIDSFYYKTDVNTLEQSSTSVLNLNEIARAKLDLEQSIAFDPYEHNKAMGSFIIIDRITNNTVGAGMIRNRSENQDKKELNHSDFLIELNALVEKYFPHGKSNMIV
- a CDS encoding nitrite/sulfite reductase, which encodes MARETAAQRVERIKSEKDGLSVLADIKEYAISNKEIDPEDIDRFKWYGLYTQNKNLQDDNDETLYFMLRIKLEQGAINVDQLRCLSKISEEFARSTADFTTRQDIQFHFIKVIDLPEIFERIQNVGLSSVFAAGDVPRNVATCPVTGIDKDDLYDTTYLAHDINNYLRGNPELVNLPRKYKIGISGCSKHCMGHEIQDLSFTAVKIDGEVLFAVSVGGGLGSNKKIALHLGYVLAAQVLDTVKVITTVYRDHGLRKSRKKARLGHLIDEWGLDKFKACIEEKLGFELIKKPSFKATPYARREHFGIHKSSIAGYSYIGCAINGGHIGSKGLADLADILEKYQATTIKATNTQNFIVLDVPDKNSEKLANTLLDINVDARPSPFKARTISCTGIKFCKFAVVETKDQAILLASYLEKRFPNFDETVSISLNGCPNSCAHPHVVDIGLMGTKVKDEEGNSVAGFELILGGNLEGEVSNFGLKTGIKILPKYLNRTVESIIEQYINSGQNGLHGFLKENIENENFIESLREVWIER
- the cobA gene encoding uroporphyrinogen-III C-methyltransferase, translating into MKSRKTLPILLKEQHILLLGGGKVALQKAEVLAENNISFSIIAKEVHPKIYTLCNDIQKKSFKTQDIKDTLVVIDATGDDEVTEKILEYKKKHPILLNVVDIPQCCDFYFMALTKNAPLQIAVSSSGASPTVAKYFRDKCQSLIPDNIDTFLDTLQVARDKGMIAREKTLKKIEKMTTKAYLVGCGLGDPDLLTLKAYNIIKDVDVVLYDHLISNEIMAIVPKHTKKVFVGKEKGFHTKSQEEINKLIGKYIKKGYSVARLKSGDPFIFGRGAEELLYLTQKGIETEVIPGISSAISGPLMANIPITARDYSNAFTVVSAHLKGNAINLDWVPMLENREHTVIVLMGLTRIKEIVQQAKILDIDMNTSCAIISNASRKNQSVQVGTLDNLSVLSLTAKRPAIIVFGKVVDFLHKLEKNYTHKI
- a CDS encoding DUF4395 domain-containing protein; this encodes MSQSCPISIHRIDAHFVRFVAFEVLIIGLLLLITEHLFFSFLLLFDFLIRTLKINKLSPFTNIAKLIIHCLDMKPKFCDEAPKRFSLYLGLGIVAFLTFFLTFGYTEIATILVIALLICAFLEAAFDYCVGCKVYYYLQHFVRINRRK
- a CDS encoding transposase, encoding MKCIYCKYPYTYLLKDNQRKCGQCKRKFSPRKLEREQKLRSLFIEGYNARETSIKTGMHFSTVQKYYENFRIAIALYADEQYQLHAKNITGYDEYLYLPKTLKIKKNIHKLQHFLTLSYENKVYNLMMPTLQHFNFDIADEKEQKILLKYLRFNKITKLTKAQNTITQFWEFFEEFILQYKGVSNEQFIFYLKEAEWRFNYSKSELIHSLKLS